Below is a genomic region from Bacteroidota bacterium.
CCTGTAAAGTTTCCCACTTTCTGGCTAAGCCCCGTCAACTGGTTAAAAACAGATGTTTTACCACTATTGGGGTTTCCTGCCAAGCCTATTTTAATGGGGCTGCCGCTCACACTAACCGTATTTTTATTGTTTTAGCTTCGTTTTTGCGCAGGCTTATTTTGCTGCCCATTACTTCAACAGCAATGGGGTCGCCCAAGGGGGCGGTAGCATATAATTGCACCTCGGCACCGGGCACAAGGCCAATTTCAAGAAATTTGAGCACCAAAGGGCTGTTTTCAAAGGCTTCAATGGCAGCGGTTTGTCCGGGTTTCAAGTCAGCAAGTACCATGCGGTATAAAGGCCGCAATTTAGAATATTTCTAAGTAACTTAATATGTCTAAAATCATGGTTTAGGGAATTATTACATGGTCGACGGGTATAAAACCCGTCTCTGTTGTGAGTAAAGGGTTGCCCAATTGGGTAGACGGGTATGAAACCCGTCACTATTGAGCATCTAGTATTTTTAAGATTTTGCTATTAAGGTAAAAGGGTTGCCCGAATATAAAATTCGGGCTTTGGGATGTAACGTTCCGAATGGTTTTAAACCATTCGGAACGAACCCTTTTAAAAGAGACGGGCTTTATGCCCGTCGAAGGTATCGGATTGAATGATTAGGCCGACGGGTGTAAAACCCGTCGCTATTAACACCCAACAAAAAAAGCAGCAAGTATTACCTGCTGCTTTTGATGATATTTGGTTTAAAAAGGGCTTATTTAATCTTAATTTTTAATGGAATGCTAACATATACACGCACAGGGTGGGCACCTTGGTAACCGGGATTCCAGCGGGGCATTTTGGCGGCTACTTTTACAAATGCTTCGGCAGCTTCGGGATAACCACCGTCTTTTACAACCTCAATATTGGTTACAGTACCATCTTTTTCAATCACACATTTAAGCGTAAGTGTAATTGTACTTTTGGTGGCTGTTTCTAACACAATGGCAGGGACAACATAATATTTACTAAAAAACTTTTGACGGGCTTCATCACCCCCAACAAACTCAGGGTATTTACTGGGTATCCAAATAGGTTGTTCATCAGGAAACACTTCGGGGCCATCATCAATTACAGGAGGTTTCCTGTTAAATACCTCTGTCCAATCGTTGGTTATTACCTTTTGTGTTTCGTCAATGCTTTTAATCACCTTGTCGTTGTCAACAATTTTAAGTTGGTTCGGGTCGGGATTAGGCTGCTCCAGTTTCTCAGTCTTAGTTACAATCTCCTCGTTTTGGTATTCAATAATTCTAATCTCGCCAAGGTCATACGCTGTGGTATCTACAAATCCCTCTTCTTTTACGTACACCGTCTCCCCTTCTACTGTCCATCTAAAAGCACCTAACGTAATTAATAATCCGATTAGCAAACCAATTTGGTAGAATACGGGGCGAAGGTTACGCACCCTTGCGGTAATTTCATGTCGTGCTGCCATAGTAGTAATTCTTTAAATGATGAATTACTTACTAAACGCATCCGCAAAAGACAAATAGTCACGGAAATGTCATTTGAATATGTATTGTTGCTTTTTTTTGATAGGGTTGAAACCCTATCCTGTTGAGATTACCGCATTGGGAAGGACTTAAGTCCTTCCCAATGCGGTAATTGTAAAAGCAACAGGTTTCAACCTGTTGTGTCGATGGGTATAAAACCCGTCGTTGTTGCAGGTTGCATTCGGAATGGTTTAAAACCATTCCGAACGACATAAAAAAAGGGGCTCGAGGCCCCCTTTGCAGTTATTTTAAATCGTTTCTCAGCAAAACTCTTTGTAAGCTTCAGTAAGATGGGTGGCAATCATATCAGCACTGCGGCCTTCAATATGATGCCTTTCGATAAAATGAACCAATTTACCATCTTTAAAAATAGCCATTGCAGGTGATGAAGGCGGGTAAGGCATAAAGTATTCACGAGCCTTAGCTACTGCATCGGTTTCCATACCGGCAAATACCGTGTACAGGTTGGCAGGTTTTTTATCACCACTTAGCGACCTAATGGCACCGGGTCTTGCTGTTCCGGCTGCACAACCGCATACCGAGTTTACAAGCACCAGCGATGTGCCTTGGCTGTTTTCTATTGCGCCTACTACTTCTTCGGGGGTT
It encodes:
- a CDS encoding ferrous iron transport protein A encodes the protein MVLADLKPGQTAAIEAFENSPLVLKFLEIGLVPGAEVQLYATAPLGDPIAVEVMGSKISLRKNEAKTIKIRLV
- a CDS encoding BrxA/BrxB family bacilliredoxin, giving the protein MASYPEMLVAPMRKELTDNGFTELLTPEEVVGAIENSQGTSLVLVNSVCGCAAGTARPGAIRSLSGDKKPANLYTVFAGMETDAVAKAREYFMPYPPSSPAMAIFKDGKLVHFIERHHIEGRSADMIATHLTEAYKEFC